Below is a genomic region from Pseudomonadota bacterium.
ATCTAATCCCCAGCAGGTATCAGTTGCCATGCAGATACTTCTGCTGCTGACTGTTTTGACCCTGGCGCCGGCAATCCTGGTTCTCATGACCTCTTTTACCCGGCTGGTGGTGGTGTTCCATTTTTTACGCCAGGCATTGGGGACCCAGCAGATGCCCCCTAACCAGGTACTGGTCGGCTTGAGCCTGTTTTTGACTTTTTTTATCATGTTCCCGGTTTTCCAGCAGATTAACCTGCAGGCGGTAAAACCGTACATGGCTGAGGAAATAACCCAGCAGCAAGCTTTTTCTCGAGCCATGCATCCGGTCAGACAGTTCATGTTTCGGGAAACCAGGGAAAATGATCTGGCCATGTTTATCTCCATGGCCAAACTTGATCAACCACATAATGTTACTGATATCCCGACCTATGTTATCATCCCGGCTTTTGTTATCAGTGAACTGAAGACCGCATTTCAAATCGGCTTTTTGATTTATATTCCTTTTCTTATCCTCGATATGGTGGTGGCCAGCGTGTTGCTTTCCATGGGGATGATGATGCTGCCGCCAATCATGATTTCACTGCCGTTCAAGCTGATTCTTTTTGTTCTGGCCGATGGCTGGCATATTATGGTCGGATCATTGATGAAGAGTTTTTGAGCCGGTTAATTGAGGTGGAGGGAGAATAATGAGCCCTGAATATGTCGTTGGTTTTGCCAAACAGGCCTTGGAAACCACTCTGCTGATTTCCGCCCCGATGCTTGGTTTCGGCCTGGTTATCGGCCTGGTGGTCAGTGTTTTTCAGGCAGTAACCTCCATCCAGGAGATGACCCTGACCTTTATCCCGAAAATACTGGCGGTTTTCCTGGCCTTGATTATCTTTTTCCCCTGGATGCTTCGCTATCTGGTTGATTTTACCGTTCGCTTAATGGTCAGCATTCCATCGGTCATTGGTTAAATCAGTTATGGTTACTATCCCGGCAATTACTATTCCTGATGTTGAATTATTTGTGCTTGTCCTGGTGCGGATTTCAAGCATGATATTCATGGTCCCGATTTTCAATGATAAATCGATTCCGGTAATCCTTAAGGTTGGTATCAGCCTGTTGTTGGTTTTTCTCTTATTCCCGCTTTTACGTCACCAGGGACATCCGCCGCTTTTGGCGGGAGGTCTGGTGATGGCTTTGTTGGCGATAGTCCGTGAACTGGCCATCGGGATTACCGTGGGTTTTATGGCGGCCATGCTGCTGGCTTCGGTACAGACAGCCGGCCAGTTAATGGGTTTTCAGATGGGCTTTTCCATTGTTAATGTGATTGATCCGGTTTCCAGTGTGCAGGTTTCAATTATTGCCCAGTTTCAATATCTTGTAGCCCTGCTGCTTTTGCTTTCCCTGGGAGCGCATCGCTGGTTTATTAAAGCCATGAATGAAAGCTTTCGGCTTATTCCCCTGGGAGGTTTTTCTCTGAGTAATGATTTGCTGCAGATGCTTATCCATTATTCTGCCAATATCTTTGTTATTGCCATAAAGCTCGGGGCGCCATTGATGGTGGCTTTATTGCTCTGCAATGTGATTTTAGGCGTCCTGGCCCGTACCGTACCCCAGATGAATATCTTCATTGTTGGTTATCCACTGCAGATTGGTCTGGGTTTGCTGGTCCTGGCTTTTTCAGCTCCCTATATGGTGGCGATGTTCCAGGGATTATATGTTAAACTTTTTCATGATGTTTTCATGATTATGCAGGCATCCGGCAATGGTTGAGCTGAGGGGAGAGAACTATGGCGCGTGATCCCAGTAAAACCGAGAAACCGACTCCAAAAAAGATTCGGGATGCCCGGGAAGAAGGGCAAGTTGCCC
It encodes:
- the fliQ gene encoding flagellar biosynthesis protein FliQ, whose translation is MSPEYVVGFAKQALETTLLISAPMLGFGLVIGLVVSVFQAVTSIQEMTLTFIPKILAVFLALIIFFPWMLRYLVDFTVRLMVSIPSVIG
- the fliP gene encoding flagellar type III secretion system pore protein FliP (The bacterial flagellar biogenesis protein FliP forms a type III secretion system (T3SS)-type pore required for flagellar assembly.); this encodes MVPSLLLVASAAAAEDLVVPALQIGLDGASNPQQVSVAMQILLLLTVLTLAPAILVLMTSFTRLVVVFHFLRQALGTQQMPPNQVLVGLSLFLTFFIMFPVFQQINLQAVKPYMAEEITQQQAFSRAMHPVRQFMFRETRENDLAMFISMAKLDQPHNVTDIPTYVIIPAFVISELKTAFQIGFLIYIPFLILDMVVASVLLSMGMMMLPPIMISLPFKLILFVLADGWHIMVGSLMKSF
- the fliR gene encoding flagellar biosynthetic protein FliR; amino-acid sequence: MVTIPAITIPDVELFVLVLVRISSMIFMVPIFNDKSIPVILKVGISLLLVFLLFPLLRHQGHPPLLAGGLVMALLAIVRELAIGITVGFMAAMLLASVQTAGQLMGFQMGFSIVNVIDPVSSVQVSIIAQFQYLVALLLLLSLGAHRWFIKAMNESFRLIPLGGFSLSNDLLQMLIHYSANIFVIAIKLGAPLMVALLLCNVILGVLARTVPQMNIFIVGYPLQIGLGLLVLAFSAPYMVAMFQGLYVKLFHDVFMIMQASGNG